The following are encoded in a window of Impatiens glandulifera chromosome 5, dImpGla2.1, whole genome shotgun sequence genomic DNA:
- the LOC124940131 gene encoding protein NEDD1-like, producing MNFGESTSGILAAAGGDTVKLFDVSAESGDPCIFSYTPSPGFQVNSVKWNHTNLVVASAGDDKKISLWRKNGQSMGTIPLAGNDVGDNIEESIMSIHFSNKGSRYMCSGGSGKVVRIWDLQRKRCIKWLRGHTATITGAMYNVKDEHLASISINGDLLLHNLASGARVTELKDPHNQVLRVLDYSRMSRHLLATAGDDGSVHLWDTTGRSPKVSWLKQHSAPTGGVSFSPSNDKIIASVGLDKKLYTFDSGSRRPSFCIPYEAPFSSLAFRDDGLILAAGTSNGRVVFYDIRGKPQPFTVLRAYGNSEDVTSLSWQRSKPVMVDEKSCSAETALLGGATEDSVLMPDPLPSITSSSILSTTAASRNSGRSGPSMDSSISTSLDSSSIAAEETTPYKSSLWTSGNLTRLHPPRYSFKDDMGVFSPVVEVQSIKPSIEKLWDDQGEKKVHPPIDNKFSSLFPSPSKRFPLSEGSTDPHPIFDWKSTTSSKQEDSTLSFSQLSSTSAESSMSSNDSTITHPESWGGVRFSDKYQLRHSINLPSRFATLSSSLTTGSTTLMGSMDPTLSMSSTLGLTNLRTKDISSNHDDISTFEPLENPSSTRDIKSVTTSMSNLDSLGTLLNRPRRFSSYAERISASPSFSDAAASLSMASPKTKKTGIETRDELLNASMARSDITFASESGSLPPINRGGVSQPQETSSQLVTEQGSSFTIQLFQRTLEETLEPFQKSIREDTRNIHIEILRQFHMQEVEMSGMMSLILENQAELMKEVQALRKENQQLRKLL from the exons ATGAATTTCGGGGAATCTACATCTGGTATCCTCGCCGCTGCCGGCGGCGACACCGTTAAACTATTCGATGTCTCCGCTGAGTCCGGCGATCCTTGCATATTCAGTTACACTCCTTCCCCGGGTTTTCAAGTGAACTCGGTCAAGTGGAATCACACTA ATTTGGTTGTTGCCAGTGCTGGAGACGACAAGAAGATATCACTATGGAGGAAAAACGGACAGAGTATGGGGACTATTCCTTTGGCTGGAAACGATGTTGGAGATAACATTGAG GAATCAATAATGAGCATCCACTTTAGCAACAAGGGATCTAGATATATGTGTTCTGGAGGAAGCGGTAAGGTGGTGAGGATTTGGGATTTGCAGAGAAAACGCTGTATCAAGTGGCTGAGAGGTCATACTGCAACAATTACTGGAGCAATGTATAACGTTAAAGATGAGCACTTGGCTTCAATCAGCATCAATGGGGATCTTTTACTTCATAATCTTGCTTCTGGTGCACGCGTAACTGAACTAAAGGATCCACATAATCAG GTGCTAAGAGTGCTTGATTATTCTCGGATGAGCAGGCATCTTTTGGCGACAGCTGGTGATGATGGATCTGTTCATCTGTGGGACACAACTGGTCGGAGTCCTAAG GTTTCTTGGTTGAAGCAACATTCAGCTCCAACTGGTGGTGTTAGTTTCTCTCCGTCAAATGATAAG ATAATAGCTAGTGTGGGTCTCGACAAGAAGTTATACACTTTTGACTCAGGAAGTAGAAGGCCATCGTTTTGCATCCCTTATGAAGCACCTTTCTCTTCACTGGCTTTTAGAGATGATGGTTTGATATTAGCAGCTGGTACGAGCAATGGGCGGGTGGTATTCTATGATATCCGTGGTAAACCTCAGCCATTTACTGTACTTCGAGCTTATGGGAATTCCGAG GATGTGACAAGTCTATCTTGGCAAAGATCAAAACCAGTTATGGTGGACGAAAAGAGTTGCTCAGCCGAAACTGCTCTTCTTGGAGGTGCTACTGAAGACTCAGTACTTATGCCTGATCCATTGCCTTCTATtacatcttcttcaatcctttcAACAACTGCTGCTTCACGAAACAGTGGTCGTTCAGGTCCATCAATGGACTCGTCTATTTCAACTTCACTTGATTCATCATCTATAGCAGCAGAGGAAACAACCCCATATAAAAGCAGTTTGTGGACAAGTGGAAATTTGACTAGATTACATCCTCCCCGTTATAGTTTCAAAGATGATATGGGAGTATTTTCTCCAGTTGTGGAGGTTCAGTCTATTAAACCTTCCATTGAAAAACTTTGGGACGATCAAGGAGAAAAGAAAGTTCATCCACCAATTGATaataagttttcttcccttttcCCTTCACCTAGTAAGAGATTTCCTCTTTCAGAAGGCAGTACTGATCCTCATCCAATTTTTGACTGGAAATCTACCACGTCTTCCAAACAG GAGGATAGTACACTCTCATTCTCACAATTGTCATCTACAAGTGCTGAATCTTCTATGAGTAGTAATGATTCCACAATTACACATCCAGAATCCTGGGGTGGTGTAAGATTCTCAGATAAATATCAACTTCGACATTCAATCAATTTACCATCTCGATTTGCAACATTGTCCAGTAGCCTGACGACAGGATCTACTACACTCATGGGATCAATGGATCCTACTTTGTCAATGAGCTCAACCCTAGGCTTGACAAACTTGAGAACTAAAGACATTTCTTCAAACCACGATGATATTTCAACATTTGAACCATTGGAAAATCCCTCCTCCACTAGAGATATAAAAAGCGTAACCACCAGCATGTCAAACCTAGATTCTTTGGGCACCTTATTAAACCGTCCTCGGAGATTTTCATCCTATGCTGAGAGAATAAGTGCTTCGCCTTCATTTAGCGACGCAGCAGCATCACTTTCTATGGCCTCGCCTAAAACTAAGAAAACTGGTATTGAGACAAGGGATGAACTTTTGAATGCTTCCATGGCTAGATCTGATATAACATTCGCTTCAGAATCAGGCTCGCTTCCTCCAATCAAT CGAGGAGGAGTCTCCCAGCCACAAGAAACCTCTTCTCAACTTGTGACAGAACAAGGGAGTTCTTTCACAATACAACTGTTTCAGCGCACGCTTGAAGAAACTCTCGAACCATTCCAGAAATCAATCCGCGAGGATACAAGGAATATTCATATTGAAATATTGAGACAGTTCCATATGCAAGAG GTGGAAATGTCGGGTATGATGAGTCTAATACTGGAAAACCAAGCCGAGCTTATGAAGGAAGTTCAGGCACTTCGCAAGGAAAATCAGCAGCTTAGAAAACTGTTGTGA
- the LOC124939334 gene encoding uncharacterized protein LOC124939334 has protein sequence MDDNSLVQVKKRRLLLDVITQTTIAIVDWLQEQPIPRVPRYDTEENNALRKILLKRLYGEKDKTCFDLLRFTKYSFNMFCELLREKGIQDNSNVTVEESVAMFLLVLGHGVKLRVLGGIYIRSLETISRRFHEVLRLVLSLSKDFIRLPNQVENVDENDHKWRRFKDCLGALDGTHVEMTIPHKDQGRYRNRKQQITTNVLGVCDRKSLKFLYVLSGWEGSSSDSKVL, from the exons ATGGATGATAACAGTTTAGTACaagtaaaaaaaagaagattactTCTTGATGTGATAACTCAAACCACTATTGCAATTGTGGATTGGTTACAAGAACAACCTATACCAAGAGTCCCACGATATGACACTGAGGAAAATAAtgcattaagaaaaatattgttaaaaagaTTATATGGAGAAAAAGACAAGACTTGTTTTGACTTATTACGATTCACAAAATACagtttcaatatgttttgtgaaTTGTTGCGTGAAAAGGGTATACAAGATAATAGCAATGTGACGGTTGAAGAATCTGTAGCCATGTTCTTACTTGTATTAGGACATGGAGTAAAACTTCGGGTACTTGGAGGTATCTATATTCGTTCATTAGAGACAATTAGTAGGCGCTTTCATGAAGTACTACGCTTGGTTCTCAGTTTAAGTAAAGATTTTATAAGATTACCTAATCAAGTTGAGAATGTTGATGAGAATGATCATAAATGGAGACGATTCAAG gattGCCTTGGAGCTTTGGATGGAACAcatgttgagatgactattccACATAAGGATCAAGGTAGATATCGAAATAGGAAACAACAGATAACAACTAATGTTTTGGGAGTATGTGATAGAAAGAGTTTGAAATTTCTTTACGTTCTTTCTGGATGGGAAGGTTCATCATCAGATTCAAAAGTTTTATGA